In Blastopirellula sediminis, the following proteins share a genomic window:
- a CDS encoding AAA family ATPase: MRKARIRRLGALLRAKQKKKNNQANNTAAHEELVEAQWLACMMTYPERLSEEALPLQVFRVPCHRDIYSALLTLHITGDTDQDSQQLLGDLLTYGYDKLTASALIQAVMHSGAQIASISDYAAELRKRLTPEPVELPPDSEIVRLELGSGSSFRTLTTEELFAEQKPREWLLSNFLTRNEPAVIVGPSKTLKSSLAVDLCAALASGGKFLGQFAAEKPVRVGFAGSSQQQQTLTDLTQRWGEARKSAPATENLMWLLTTDDPADPETLGKLRDWITKHELEVVVIDAIRLSSTGKRKQAEALQTLAQCCLDNGATPILCVQTRKEMKPGKLDAAILAGNLDFAQQWLLVNRRQVYAPGSGEHRLWLTLGGYAGQGGEWGVDVDEGRLTGVGQAVPAEMKTDASRAAGTACPTTPTGRRWNTIVHEAEALQDEAERLKDAALDQRMRSRIRLAMTDLGEAHATKLRVRENCGMNGTKFVRAWDRMVAAGEIEKIVNEKQFYYPRYRLITPSVKEKKDAAESTPTIEKNRTRGPGDPKSSTDALKNAPTGRSKRKRSIRVA; encoded by the coding sequence ATGCGAAAGGCCCGAATCCGGCGCCTCGGCGCGCTGCTGCGCGCGAAGCAAAAGAAGAAGAACAATCAGGCCAACAACACCGCGGCACACGAAGAACTCGTCGAAGCGCAGTGGCTTGCCTGCATGATGACGTATCCCGAACGCCTCAGCGAAGAGGCGCTCCCGCTCCAGGTTTTCCGCGTCCCATGTCATCGCGACATCTACTCGGCCCTCCTCACGCTGCACATCACTGGCGACACCGATCAAGATTCGCAGCAACTGCTCGGCGACCTCCTCACCTACGGCTACGACAAACTTACCGCGTCAGCGCTGATTCAAGCGGTAATGCATTCCGGCGCTCAAATCGCCAGCATCTCCGACTACGCGGCGGAATTGCGAAAACGCCTAACGCCCGAACCGGTCGAATTGCCGCCGGATAGTGAAATCGTCCGCCTCGAACTCGGCAGCGGGAGTTCGTTTCGAACGCTGACCACGGAAGAACTCTTCGCCGAACAAAAGCCGCGCGAGTGGCTGCTCTCCAACTTCCTTACCCGCAACGAACCGGCGGTGATCGTCGGTCCCAGCAAAACCTTAAAAAGTTCGCTCGCGGTCGATCTGTGCGCAGCACTGGCGAGCGGCGGCAAATTCCTCGGCCAATTCGCGGCTGAAAAACCAGTGCGAGTCGGCTTCGCCGGCAGCAGCCAGCAACAGCAAACGCTGACTGATCTTACGCAGCGTTGGGGTGAAGCTCGTAAGTCGGCGCCGGCCACGGAAAACCTGATGTGGTTACTGACAACCGACGATCCGGCTGATCCTGAGACCCTGGGAAAACTTCGCGACTGGATCACGAAGCACGAGTTGGAAGTGGTGGTGATCGATGCGATCCGTTTGAGTTCGACTGGTAAACGCAAACAAGCCGAGGCGCTGCAAACGCTCGCACAGTGTTGCCTCGACAACGGAGCCACGCCGATTCTCTGCGTGCAAACGCGGAAAGAAATGAAGCCCGGCAAACTCGACGCTGCGATTCTCGCCGGCAATCTCGACTTCGCCCAGCAGTGGTTATTGGTGAATCGCCGCCAAGTTTATGCGCCGGGGAGCGGAGAACATCGACTCTGGCTAACGCTCGGCGGCTACGCCGGCCAAGGTGGCGAATGGGGCGTCGATGTCGACGAAGGGAGACTAACCGGCGTAGGGCAGGCCGTGCCTGCCGAAATGAAAACGGACGCAAGCAGAGCGGCAGGCACGGCCTGCCCTACGACCCCAACCGGGCGACGTTGGAACACGATCGTGCACGAGGCGGAGGCGTTACAAGACGAAGCGGAACGTCTGAAAGACGCCGCGCTCGATCAACGGATGCGTTCGCGAATTCGCCTGGCGATGACCGACCTGGGCGAGGCGCACGCGACGAAGCTGCGCGTCCGCGAAAACTGCGGCATGAACGGCACGAAGTTCGTCCGGGCATGGGATCGGATGGTTGCGGCGGGGGAGATTGAAAAGATCGTCAACGAGAAACAGTTCTATTATCCGCGGTATCGATTGATCACGCCGTCCGTCAAAGAAAAAAAGGACGCGGCCGAGTCCACTCCAACGATCGAAAAAAATCGCACTCGCGGTCCAGGCGATCCGAAATCCTCAACCGACGCTCTTAAAAATGCCCCAACGGGGCGATCTAAAAGGAAACGATCCATTCGCGTCGCGTAA
- a CDS encoding (R)-mandelonitrile lyase — MNITRNGTQPSVTGPADWFTGKTRIDPLFQPQEPARAAAAVVTFEPAARTAWHTHPLGQTLIVTSGVGRVQTWGGAIEEIRPGDVVWFPPGEKHWHGAAPNNAMIHIAIQEALDGKVVEWLEHVTDEQYQG, encoded by the coding sequence ATGAACATCACCCGTAACGGAACGCAGCCGTCGGTCACGGGACCGGCCGATTGGTTTACCGGCAAGACGCGGATCGATCCGTTGTTCCAGCCGCAGGAGCCGGCTCGTGCGGCGGCGGCCGTCGTCACTTTTGAACCGGCGGCCCGGACCGCGTGGCATACGCACCCGCTTGGTCAAACGCTGATCGTCACCTCCGGCGTCGGCCGCGTGCAAACCTGGGGGGGCGCGATCGAAGAGATTCGCCCCGGCGACGTCGTCTGGTTTCCGCCGGGCGAAAAACATTGGCACGGCGCCGCCCCCAACAATGCGATGATCCATATCGCGATCCAGGAAGCGCTCGACGGCAAAGTGGTCGAGTGGCTGGAACATGTGACCGACGAGCAATACCAAGGATAA
- a CDS encoding tautomerase family protein encodes MPHVIVKLWPGKSEQQKAELAAAITKEVMKTLGSGEASVSVAMEEISARDWAEKVYKPDIQQKPEQIYKKPGYDLSDL; translated from the coding sequence ATGCCGCATGTCATCGTCAAACTTTGGCCAGGCAAGAGCGAACAGCAAAAAGCGGAACTCGCCGCCGCGATCACCAAGGAGGTGATGAAGACGCTTGGTTCCGGCGAAGCGTCGGTCTCGGTCGCGATGGAAGAAATTTCGGCTCGCGACTGGGCGGAGAAAGTTTATAAGCCCGACATCCAGCAGAAGCCGGAACAGATTTACAAAAAGCCGGGGTACGATTTGTCGGATCTGTAA
- a CDS encoding sialidase family protein: MKSHLRISLLLSFLLSGLVHAQDSSVTINLAERSWQGIPGLERTAKGRLLVTWFSGGPKEPAPENTVLICYSDDAGKTFTEPEIVAKPTKDGTRCYDPTPWIDPQGRLWYIFSRSNRKTAQHGVFARICDDPDSTPLKFGEEFRVGYDVPFAFRMNKVTVLSSGEWLMPVTFAKEPVYDWQTGRNDKEQPSLHGVGISTDAGKSWQLFGAVESKPWALENMITELKDGRLWMLIRTNSGVLWESFSTDKGRTWSEGKPSKIKSPGSRFFIRRLASGNLLLVNHYRFQGRSHLTAQLSTDEGETWNEGLLLDERSGVSYPDGVEDKEGLIWITYDRDRGGSGEILMAKFREEDVAAGKDVSGQVQLKQVINRLN, encoded by the coding sequence ATGAAATCGCACCTTCGCATCAGCTTGCTACTCTCCTTCTTGCTCTCTGGGCTTGTCCATGCTCAAGACTCGTCCGTGACGATTAACCTGGCGGAACGAAGCTGGCAGGGGATTCCCGGGCTGGAGCGAACTGCGAAAGGTCGCCTGCTGGTTACCTGGTTTAGCGGCGGGCCCAAAGAGCCGGCTCCAGAGAATACGGTTCTGATTTGCTACAGCGACGATGCGGGGAAGACTTTCACCGAACCGGAGATCGTCGCCAAGCCGACGAAAGATGGGACGCGATGCTACGACCCAACGCCCTGGATCGATCCGCAAGGACGGCTGTGGTACATCTTCAGTCGCAGCAATCGCAAGACCGCTCAGCATGGCGTGTTCGCCCGTATCTGCGATGATCCGGATAGTACGCCGCTGAAGTTTGGCGAGGAGTTTCGCGTTGGCTACGACGTTCCCTTCGCCTTTCGCATGAACAAGGTGACGGTCCTTTCTAGCGGCGAGTGGCTGATGCCGGTGACGTTTGCGAAAGAGCCGGTCTACGATTGGCAAACTGGCCGCAACGACAAAGAGCAACCATCGCTGCATGGCGTCGGCATCTCGACCGATGCGGGAAAAAGCTGGCAGCTGTTTGGCGCCGTCGAGTCCAAGCCGTGGGCGCTGGAGAACATGATCACCGAGCTAAAAGACGGGCGGCTCTGGATGTTGATTCGCACCAATAGCGGCGTACTCTGGGAAAGTTTTTCGACCGACAAGGGACGGACCTGGAGCGAGGGGAAACCGTCCAAGATCAAGAGTCCTGGATCACGCTTCTTCATTCGCCGGTTAGCGTCGGGCAATTTGCTGTTGGTGAACCACTATCGGTTCCAGGGACGAAGTCATCTCACGGCGCAACTTTCGACCGACGAAGGAGAAACCTGGAACGAAGGTTTGTTGCTCGATGAACGCAGCGGAGTCTCCTATCCCGACGGCGTAGAAGACAAAGAGGGGCTAATCTGGATTACTTACGACCGCGATCGCGGCGGCTCCGGCGAAATTCTGATGGCAAAATTCCGCGAAGAAGACGTCGCCGCCGGCAAAGATGTAAGCGGACAAGTGCAGCTCAAACAGGTCATCAATCGATTGAATTAA
- a CDS encoding prolyl oligopeptidase family serine peptidase: MSLAQDAIPPITRVLPPPGIEIDAKAKEELTSRLDALQQKLATIQNNPLAVDAEVYLKAVSLALRNGEFYKPKDVDVARAALDKAEKRIEQIEAGKADWPTADGLLVRGYRSAIDDSAQPYGLHVPAGLDLSKPVPLYVWLHGRGDKETDLYFIANREKSKGYVAPDDAITVHPFGRQCIGFKSAGEIDVLDVIEDVKQRYSIDPDRIVLMGFSMGGAGAWHVGAHYADHWVAISPGAGFAETARYQNLKPENYPPAYVQKLWGCYDVPDYVRNLFNQPVIAYSGEIDKQIQAARVMEEAYAAEGRTLPHLIGPQTAHKYEPETLKTLLAKIKEFRDAGLNRTPTEVSLQTRTLRYPRMHWVEALRLDEHWQDSRIDAKVAWPDSVTITTKNVAALALHLQKIPAGFVVDIDGEKLTVETAPTEDAPLTLVKKAGKWSIGPVAADPSKLAKQPGLQGPIDDVFLEPFLVVVPREKSKNAQLQKWLEFEIAHFDDRWQALFRGKPRWKYDDQVTPADVAKYHIIAWGTPETNRVIRESLAKTPLAWNAEGVEIAGQKFSAETHVPLMIYPNPQNPRKYLVLNSGPTFREQDDSSNSRQNPQLPDWAVIDITTPPNGLSPGKVVVADFFDEAWRAKPAKSAK, from the coding sequence TTGAGCCTGGCTCAAGATGCGATTCCGCCGATCACGCGCGTGTTGCCCCCGCCGGGGATCGAAATCGACGCCAAGGCGAAAGAAGAGCTGACCAGCCGACTCGATGCGCTGCAGCAGAAGCTGGCGACCATTCAGAACAACCCGCTCGCGGTCGACGCCGAGGTGTACCTGAAAGCGGTTTCGCTCGCCCTGCGGAACGGCGAGTTCTACAAGCCGAAGGATGTCGACGTCGCTCGCGCGGCGCTCGACAAGGCGGAGAAGCGGATTGAGCAGATCGAAGCGGGCAAAGCCGATTGGCCGACCGCCGACGGGTTGCTCGTTCGCGGCTATCGTAGCGCGATTGACGATTCGGCTCAGCCGTATGGACTGCACGTTCCGGCCGGGCTCGATCTGTCGAAGCCGGTTCCGCTCTACGTTTGGCTGCATGGTCGCGGCGACAAAGAGACCGACCTTTACTTCATCGCCAATCGGGAGAAGAGCAAAGGGTACGTCGCTCCGGACGACGCGATCACGGTTCATCCGTTTGGTCGGCAGTGCATCGGGTTCAAGTCGGCCGGCGAAATCGACGTGCTCGATGTGATTGAAGATGTGAAACAGCGGTACTCGATTGATCCAGATCGCATTGTCCTGATGGGCTTTTCGATGGGTGGCGCCGGCGCCTGGCATGTGGGCGCTCATTACGCCGATCACTGGGTGGCGATCAGCCCTGGGGCTGGTTTTGCTGAGACCGCTCGTTATCAAAACCTGAAGCCGGAAAACTATCCGCCGGCCTACGTGCAAAAGTTGTGGGGCTGCTATGACGTGCCTGACTATGTGCGCAACTTGTTTAATCAGCCGGTGATCGCCTACAGCGGCGAGATCGACAAGCAGATCCAAGCGGCCCGCGTGATGGAAGAAGCGTACGCCGCCGAAGGTCGCACGTTGCCGCATTTGATCGGCCCCCAAACCGCACACAAGTACGAACCGGAAACGCTGAAGACGTTGCTCGCCAAGATCAAAGAATTCCGCGACGCCGGCTTGAATCGGACGCCGACCGAAGTTTCGCTCCAGACCCGCACGCTCCGCTATCCGCGGATGCATTGGGTCGAAGCGCTCCGGTTAGACGAGCATTGGCAAGACTCGCGGATCGACGCGAAGGTTGCGTGGCCCGATTCGGTGACGATCACGACCAAAAATGTCGCGGCGCTGGCGCTCCACCTGCAGAAGATTCCGGCCGGCTTCGTCGTCGATATCGATGGTGAGAAGCTGACCGTCGAAACGGCGCCGACTGAAGACGCGCCGCTGACGCTGGTGAAGAAGGCAGGGAAGTGGTCGATTGGACCGGTCGCCGCCGATCCGAGCAAGCTGGCGAAACAGCCGGGGCTGCAAGGACCGATCGACGACGTCTTCCTGGAACCGTTCTTGGTGGTGGTGCCGCGGGAGAAGTCGAAGAACGCTCAGCTGCAGAAATGGCTGGAGTTTGAGATCGCCCACTTCGACGATCGCTGGCAGGCCCTCTTCCGCGGCAAGCCCCGCTGGAAGTACGACGATCAGGTCACTCCGGCCGACGTCGCCAAGTATCACATTATCGCGTGGGGAACTCCGGAAACGAATCGCGTGATCCGGGAGTCGCTGGCGAAGACGCCGCTCGCTTGGAACGCCGAGGGGGTGGAGATCGCAGGCCAGAAATTCTCGGCCGAGACCCATGTGCCGCTGATGATTTATCCCAACCCCCAGAACCCGCGGAAGTACCTGGTGCTGAACAGCGGTCCGACCTTCCGTGAGCAGGATGATAGCAGCAATTCGCGGCAAAACCCGCAGCTGCCCGACTGGGCGGTGATTGATATCACGACTCCCCCGAATGGCCTTTCGCCGGGGAAAGTGGTGGTCGCCGACTTCTTCGACGAAGCATGGCGAGCCAAGCCGGCCAAGTCCGCAAAGTAG